Within the Trachemys scripta elegans isolate TJP31775 chromosome 4, CAS_Tse_1.0, whole genome shotgun sequence genome, the region GGCGCAGCGGCCGCCTCCCGGGCGGGTCGGAGCCCCAGCGCCTGGGACGCCGCTGCTCTGCCGGGGGCCCGCTAAGGCGCCCGCCCGCCGCCCGAGGCTGCACCTGGCCGCCCCATCGCTGCGATTCCCGGACACCGTCCCGCCCCGGCAGCGTGCCTGGCCCCCGCTCCCCAGCCACCCGGCACCTCCGTCCCCCCCGGCGGGGCTGGGCTTTCCCCTCCCGGTCCCGCGCGGGCTGAGCTCCCGGACCCTCCTCCCCGGGGGGCAGCGCCCCGGCCGGGCCGGGCTCTTCCCTCGCTCCCGATGGCCGCCGCCGAGTACAGCTGCCGGGACAGCCGCGCCATCCAGGGCGGCGAGTCGGCGCTGCCCAGCTCGCTGCTGTTCAGCGCCGGGCTGCTGGGGAACCTGCTCGCCCTCTTCCTGCTGGGCCAGCAGCGGCTGCGGCGCGGGCGGCCCCCGCGGGCCTCCGCCTTCTACCTGCTGGTCAGCGGGCTGGCGGTGACCGACCTGCTGGGCAAGTGCCTGCTCAGCCCCATGGTGCTGGTGGCCTACGCGCGCAACCGGAGCCTGAGCGAGCTGTGGCCgggcggcggggagccgggccgcctGTGCCAGCTCTTCGCCTTCCTCATGGCCTTCTTCGGGCTGGCGcccacgctgctgctgctggccatggcCCTGGAGTGCTGGCTCTCGCTGGGCCACCCCTACTTCTACCAGCGCCACCTGCGGCGCTGCCGCCGGGCCGCCGCCCTGCTGGCcccggccgccgccgccgccctgGGCGCCCTCTTCTGCGCCCTGCCGCTGCTGGGCTTCGGCGCCACCGTGCAGTACTGCCCGGGCACCTGGTGCTTCATCCGCATGGCCGGCGGCAGCGCCCCCGCGCGGGGCTACTCCGTGCTCTACGCCAGCCTGCTGGGCGCGCTGGGGCTGGCCATCGGGCTCTGCAACCTGGCCAGCATGCGCAGCCTCTACCGCATGGCCCGCCGCTCCCACCGCCGCAGCGTCCCCACCGCCGGCCGGGCCCCCGCCGGCCCGCGCATGGAGGAGCTGGATCATCTCGTCCTGCTGGCCCTCATGACCGTCCTCTTCACcgtctgctccctgcccctcatCGTGAGTACCGGCCCcgggagctggggagagagggatgggcgggatggggtggggggcaattcTTGGTTAAGGCCCCGATCCTGGAGGGGGCCCGTGCGCCCCACCGTAACTGTGGCCATCCTGATCCCAAGGGCCATCTTCCCACTGGCTTTGGGTCCCGCCGGCGTAACATCCCCCTCGCCCCAGTATAGCTTTACACCCTCCTTGCGAGGAGCTGGCTTATTCCTGGTCCAGACTCACCCTGGTCCTAGTCTGGAAGCACTGGGCAGCGAGGCTGGTGCTTCTAGGGGCACCGGGCAAACGGGAGGGCTGGGGCGCTGTGTACCGTTCAGGGGGTCCACAGCACTCCTGCCTCTCCACCCGCGGGGGTGTATTCTGCACCCAGGGTTTGCCACTGGGGAACACATGGGTTTAAAATCACATCTATCCTGGCAACTCAGTTGTGAAGGGGCCTATTTCGAGGGGGCCTTTGGAGCGGGGGCTTTCAGGTGCAGCCAGGCAAACAGGGTTTTGGGACACAACAATCCTGCCAACACTGGGCCGTGAAGTCAAAGGAACTACGACAGTGGGTAAGCGGTTGCCCACCATACCCAAACAAAGGGGATCAAAGCTAGGGAGTGAAATCCTCTCCCCGCTGATGTTAATGGCTGGGATTTCCCATCCTGATTCCTCTGCCCCCTTTATATTCCTCAGGAGGGCAAAAGGGGGCTGGAAACTTAGCACCACTGCCCAGGTGTTAGCGGTGGTCAGGATGAGTGGGGCGAATCCCCTGTACGTACGCTTGCTGCAGTGAACAAATGCAATGGAGCGAGTGCAGATAAAGGCCCAGTAGCTCTAACTAAAAGGATGCGGGTAACTTGTTATCACTACCAGCCTTCTGGAACTGATCACTTTTGGGGCATTGTTCTTGGGCGAGGCGGATGCACAGAGGCACATGGGCTGATAAACCAGCGGAAGGCGCTGGGTGCCGTTGAAAGCTGACCAGGGCAGCAGCGACGGAGGAGGGTTAATTGTTTAGCTCCCTGCAACCTGAAATGGGTGGGTGGACCGAGTCTCTGTCCTTTGGCACTCCTgctgacagtctcagcagagataCCAAGGACTGAGTGGATAGGGACATTGACCTACCCTCTCAGCTCTGCAGTCCATGCTGAGCCTTTTCTGGGGGAGCAATCTAGCACCTTTCCACCAGCACTAAAAACTTCTTAAGAGCAgacaaagaaggggaaaaaagcgtGACATGGGCACCACGAGGTGCCCGGATAGATTCTCCTCTTAAACTGTGAGTATGCTCTCACAGTGACCTTAAAAATGACACCTCCTTGCTCCATTTACTCTCTAAGCTCCGTGTCTCGCCTGTTTGAATCGACCAAGAAACCCCCCAGTTACTCATAAAACAAGGGACAAGTAAGGAGGTGAACCCCTTGCAGATTACATTGTGTCATGGTTATTACGACGCAGACAGTAAGACAGTGGCTTGCTTTCACTTCAGAGACAGTTATTGGAAACAACCGCATGTTACAGCAACTCTTGCAAGCTGCACTTTTTCTGAGGCGCTGTCAACAAAGCTGACAGCAAAAACTTTCATTCCAGAATCACACTGTTGCGTATAGCGTCTGAAGTATAAACAAGGCAACCTGACTTATGGTCAGGGAGATTTTGTGCTAAGCCCCAGAAAGATCCTATTTTGATGAGTACACTGAGAAGTTTAGTACAAAGTTACTGTC harbors:
- the PTGDR gene encoding prostaglandin D2 receptor isoform X2 → MAAAEYSCRDSRAIQGGESALPSSLLFSAGLLGNLLALFLLGQQRLRRGRPPRASAFYLLVSGLAVTDLLGKCLLSPMVLVAYARNRSLSELWPGGGEPGRLCQLFAFLMAFFGLAPTLLLLAMALECWLSLGHPYFYQRHLRRCRRAAALLAPAAAAALGALFCALPLLGFGATVQYCPGTWCFIRMAGGSAPARGYSVLYASLLGALGLAIGLCNLASMRSLYRMARRSHRRSVPTAGRAPAGPRMEELDHLVLLALMTVLFTVCSLPLISHFSTRTHSLKETRVCSGTCPMY
- the PTGDR gene encoding prostaglandin D2 receptor isoform X1, yielding MAAAEYSCRDSRAIQGGESALPSSLLFSAGLLGNLLALFLLGQQRLRRGRPPRASAFYLLVSGLAVTDLLGKCLLSPMVLVAYARNRSLSELWPGGGEPGRLCQLFAFLMAFFGLAPTLLLLAMALECWLSLGHPYFYQRHLRRCRRAAALLAPAAAAALGALFCALPLLGFGATVQYCPGTWCFIRMAGGSAPARGYSVLYASLLGALGLAIGLCNLASMRSLYRMARRSHRRSVPTAGRAPAGPRMEELDHLVLLALMTVLFTVCSLPLIIRAYVGAFATNLDEKADLTALRFLSVNSIVDPWVFIIFRTSVFRKFLHRVCRRLNSKKAATPRLL